ATCAGTGAGCACAATGTGGATTTCTTGGGGTTGCAAGAGACAATCAAAACAAATTATTCCTCTACCTTTTTTAAGAATATTGATCCCCATGGTCTGTTTGATTGGAAGTGGATTAGTTCCACTGGTAGAAGTGGTGGAATTCTGGGGGGTTTTAGGCTGTCCAGATTTTCTATCACTGATACTGTTGTTGGCAAGTTTTTTATCAAAGTTACCTTGCTGGATCTGAAACTCAATTTGAGGTGGTGCTTGGTGATTGTGTATGGTGCTGCCCAGATCTGTGATAAAGATGATTTTCTTACAGAGCTTGGCTTGGTCTGTAGTGACCAGAGAATCCCTCTTCTCATTGGTGGTGATTTTAATATCATGAGATTTTCCTCTGAAAAAAATAAAGGAATGAGGAACAACAGATGGTCAGATATGTTCAACTCTATTATCAATACTTATGCTCTCAGAGAAATCAACATGTCTGGTGGCCAGTATACTTGGTCCAATAGTCAGACTGTCCCTACTCTTGAAAAATTGGACAGATTTTTGATGAGTAATACCTGGGAAGATCTTTTCCCTTTGACTACAGTTCACAAACTAAACAGGGATATTTCTGATCATAACCCACTCATTCTTGACACCATGGAGAACAGAACAAAGAAAAGAAGTGAATTCAGATTTGAAAAAAGCTGGATTAAAGAAGAAGATTTCCTTGACAGAGTGGACAGAGCTTGGCAACAAAGAGTTAGTGCTACTAACAGCTTGGATAGGTTGCAGAAGAAGTTGAAAAATGTTAAGAATAGTTTGAAAGGGTGGGGATATAATTTGAGAGGAAAGTACAAGAAAAGAAAGGGTGAAATTTCTCTTTTACTTACTGAGCTAGAAATGATGGAAGAAAATTCTCCTTTATCTCATACAGACATTCAGAAAAGGGCTCAGTTGCAGCATGAGTTGCTTGATATTCTTGACAAAGAAGAATGTTTCTGGAGACAGAGGTCCAGAGATAACTAGTTGCTTCATGGAGATTGCAACACAGCTTACTTCCATAGAATTGCAAATGGTTGCAAGAGGAAATCAACTATTTTCTCTCTGAAAAATGGAGACTCTCTGATACAAGGAGATGAGAATTTGCTCCAGCATGCTACAGATTTCTACAAGATGCTGTTTGGTCCAGCTGAGGACAAGGGTGTGAGGTTGAGGGAGGATGTGTGGAACAGGGAAGAAAAGCTGGATGACAGTGACAGAGATCTCCTGGACAGAATGTTTACCATGGAAGAGATAAAAAATGTGATTGATCAAATGGAGAAAAATAAGGCTGCAGGCCCTGATGGAATTCCTGTTGAATTTTATCAAGTCTGTTGGGAAATCATTAAAGTTGATATCATGGCTGTCTTTGATGATATTTTTCATCATAGGATTGACTTGGCTAGAATCAATTATGGCATAATTACTTTGATTCCCAAAGGTGTGGAGGCAGATAGGATACAGAAATTCAGACCTATATGCTTGCTACAAGTTCTTTTTAAAATTTTCACCAAGACTTTAACTATCAGGGCTGTCCCAATCATGGAGAAATTGTTAGCTCAGTGTCAAACAGCTTTCATCAAGGGAAGATATATCACTGATGGGGTAATGTTGCTGCAAGAAGTCTTGAGGGAGAGCAAATTCAGGAAACAACAAGGCATAGTGCTGAAGATTGACTTTGAAAAAGCTTATGACAAAGTTAACTGGGATTTCCTGTTTGACTGCTCAGAAAGGCTTTAGTGAAAATTGGATGGTGTGGATAAAGAATGTGGTGACTAATGGCACTTTGAGTGTGAAAGTTAATGATAGAATTGGTCCCTACTTCCTGAGCCACAAAGGTGTTAGGCAAGGagatccttttgctccttttttGTTCAATATGGCTGCAAACAGTTTGGCTAAAATGGTCTCACTGGCACAGCAAAATGGCCTCATCACAGGATTAGCTAGCAATTTGGTGGAAAATGGTGTAGCTATTCTCCAGTATGCAGATGACACTATCCTACTCATCCAAGACAGTGAAGAACAGGCTGTGAATCTGAAGCTTATTCTCTATATTTTTGAATCTATGTCTGGATTAAAGATTAACTTTGAAAAAAGTGAGGTTATGATGATTATTGAGGATGAAGAAAAATCACATAATTTTGCTGCTCTGTTTAATTGTCAACAAGGGTGCTGGCCAATCAAATACTTAGGCACACCTGTGAGTGCCAGGAAGCCCTCTGTTGCTGAGATGAGCTTTCTGGgggaaaaaacaaagaaaaaaatgGGTGGCTGGATGGGAAATACAATGTCTGTTGGTGGAAGGGTGGTCAAGATTGATTCATGTCTTTCAAGCATTGCTGTCTACCAGATGTCCATGAGGCTGCTCCATAAAACCAACATTGAACAGATGGATAGACCAATAAGATCTTTCTTTTGGGCAGGCAGTGCAGATAAAAAGAAATATCAGTTTGTGAAGTGGAAATGGATATGTAAACCCAAGAAAAAAGGAGGTTTGGGTATAAAAAATCTTCACAAATTTAATATTAGTTTGATGTGCAAATGGTGGTGGAAATTGGAGAATGGCTCAGGACCCTGGCAAGGTATTATGAAAACAAAGTATATGGCAAATGGTGGTGTCTATTATACAAAAAAAGACCTGGAGATTCTCCTCTGTGGACTGATATGTTACAGGTCAAACACATTTACTCGGGCCGCGTAAGGATGAATGTgggggatggcagaaatacaagtTTCTGGTGTGACTCTTGGTGTGATCAAATCCCTTTAAAAGAAAGATTCCCAGATATCTATGATATCTGCAATGAACAGGAGGTAACTGTGGCAGAGGCTGCTGCATTGAACTGGAGATTTTCCTTCAGGAGGTGGATGACACCTGATCTAGCTTGGCAAATTCATGGTTTGCACAGAATCATGTCTCAAACTGTTCTTTCAGGTGAACAAGATAGAGCTGTCTGGAAATGGACAAAAAATGGTAAATTCTCTGTCAAATCCGTTTACAAGCACCTGTGTGGTGCAGGCCTGGACAGAACTTTCAAACATTTGTGGAAAAGCAGAATTCCACTGAAAATCAAAGTTTGGCTGTGGATGATTTGGCACAATGCTATTGCTACAAAGGACAATCTGCTGAAGAGAAACTGGCAGGGTGGAGCCGCTTGTCAGTTCTGTGATTGTGATGAGTCCATCTCTCACTTATTTTTTACTTGTCCTGCGGCAAAATTCGTATGGAGTGCTGTGGGGAAGTTGATTGGCGCCCCTTCTAGACCTGGATCCTTTTCGCAATATTTTTGGTGGATTCCACAGTTCTTGCATGCGAGCAGAAACACGCAAATTGCGGGGTTAGCTGCTATCTGCTGGGCCATTTGGAAACTTCGAAACCGTGCCTGTTTTGAGCACAAGCTGATCAGCAGTCCCGTGGAACTAATCAGTTATTCCACTGTCTTTATGAAATATTGGGCAGGTCTACATGACGAAGGAGAGGCTGAAGATTTGCGGGCGGGTGCTGATGGTTTGCTGCGGCTTGCTAGCGCTACCACCCCCCAGGCCAGGTCTACCCAGGGCGGTGCTCGGCGGATAAATTCTCCACTTCGGATCAGGGACGCAAGTATGGATGATGATGCTGATGCGATGGATCTTGGCGAATCATGAAGGATGATCCTGGTCGCGTTTCTGTAGGCCTTATCGATTAGCTCGTGTCTATATGCTGCCTGTTGCCTGTTTGGGTGCCCCTGGGGCAGTTTAATATCTCCTTTTGTTGTTTTGATGTTTGCCGTTAGCAGTAGGCGGCGGCTGTGAGACTGTGTGGTTTGTTTACTTTCTGTTCACGCCTGGACGTGCTATGTTTGTTTCGTTATCCTTGGGTAATGAAAGCCGGCCTTGAATGGTCGTTTGGAAAAAAAAATATCGTGCCTACAAGGTATGCTCTCTCGAGTGGTACGCTGCACAAATATGAGCATAGCAAGCACACACTCTCACGTGTCAGGGAAAAAGATTCACCTGCTTACCATTTACAAGTGTTTAAAAGCTACCTTGTATGCATCAATGTTGTGGTTTAATACAACTACACATTGGTCATAGTACTCATGTTAATTAGTAAAAGTTTAGTCCTTCATCAGCACAACAGTACATCctatttcattctcttgtttgcaTTTTTAGTATATTACCATCACACAGTGCCAAATGTGTGTCTCAAATTTCTTATGGGAATTAATGTCTGTCTCTTCATTTACGCTGAAGTCATTATATGTCACCTTTTCTATTATAAATTCAGAACCTCTTCATCCGAAGCTTTCTGGTGCTGTTCTTGTCTGTTCTGTGCCTCCCTCAGGAAACAGGTACGCAAATTGTTGTTTGATACACATTTACCAGCTTATGATACTATTGTTATGATGTAACTCTTTTGTGTCATCCTCCAGTGGATTGGTATGGCGTTACCTTTTGACTAAACCAATTGCTGCTGTCAAGGTAAACAAAACTCCAATTTCTTCCTTGACTTTTGTTATTCTGCTGTTTTATAATTTCAGTACAGTACTCCGATGCCCTGCATCTATAAGAAAAAAAATCTAGTGTTTACTTTAGCTCCTATGGTGGGTGTTTTGCTCGATGTTCACTTGTCTGAAATTTTATTAGTTGATAGTTAATCCTGTTACAGGTGTGAATTGCCTTGAACATTTACTTACCATACAATCAGCGATCAATTTCCTTTCGAGTACCTCCAGATTTTTCTTAATGTTGAGTGCTTGCTAATTATAGCATCAAGTGCTGAACAAATTTAGTGAAGCTTCCCTTGGCAATGCTCTGTACAAAACACCATGCTTATTGCCAGTCATTTCTTCATCTTGTACAATTGGCCTGAACTAAGTATGCTTATTTTAATGCCCACAGTTCTCCTTTGTCGGTGGATGTTTTCATTGATACACAATTTATTGCACCTGAATTACTGACCATATTTCCTGACTTTCTTTCCTTCTCTTTACAAGTTAATTTAAATTGTTTTCTTTCATAAAAAGGATTGATATGAATATCGGTGCGTATATGATCATACACTTCATGTGGACGTGACCATTACTTTGCTTCAACCAAGGAAATTCATGTGTCTCTTCACACCTTTAGTATTTAATACTACATTAATGTGCGTAGCTTTGTTGGCACATACACATGAAATTGTATccatctttttttttgcgaatgaaaATTGTATCCATCTTGCTATCAGGTTACTCTCAGCTTGGCTGCAAAAGCGTATGCAAATTCATTGCCTCTCTGCAAGGAAACATTTTTCTCATCAGAAATGGATGACGAACTAGTCCTGAGGTATTGCTCTCTGCCATGCCATTTACATTTTTCACGGAACATTTTGAATATTAGGCTATAAACTTTCCCACAAAAAAGGTTATAAACTTGAACATGACTGCTATCAGGGTTGGTGTACCTGTACGGTGCACCACTGAAAGGGTTATTACTGGTACCGCTCTGCCGACTGAATGGAGTCTCTGTATATATTATTGATAACATCTTTCCTTCCTATTGCTGTTTCTCCAGTTTACTAGGCCATTTTGCTGTCTAAGTTTCTCTTTTCTTGTGATGGCATTAACATTTACAACATGTTGCAGGTATCAAGGTCTAATGAAGAACAGCTCGAAGTTGCCACTGTTTGACTTAAGGAAACTCAATGCATCATTGCCTGTACCTTCCGCGGCAAACGGTACATTAGAAGTTCTTGTCATGGGTGCAAGCAATGATTTCATTGTCGTGAGTGAACCCACCTCCGAAGCAAATTTCTAACAATATAAGGCAAATTCTTCATTTCTCATTCTCTAAACATTTCGATTATCTAGGATGCGGAAGGGCTTTCTGAAACTGCAAGATTCTACAATGTGCAACCTGTCTGTGTGGAAGGGGTAGCACATGATATGATGCTAGATTGCTCGTGGCAGAAAGGAGCTGAGATAATCCTGTCGTGGTTAGATAAACTCGCACCACGATCAGTCTAGTATTTTTCTACATCTGGTAGATTTGACATGTTGGGGCCTTTAGTCTTCTTGGATATTTGTAGTGTACTCCACGAAAACGTCTTGTattatgggacggagggagtgAAACCTTGTGTTTTCAGCAGTTTCTGGTTACTGCTCCGTAGATGCTTGTGTACTATGTAGCATGTTCTGAAATTTGAGAGGTTGAACAGTAGTCCAAATTTTGTTGGAAGTAGTAGTACTACTTAAGCTCAAAAGTAAATTTCTTTTCTGTGGTACTACATCCGTTAGGGGTTATAAGGCCGGTGCATATACCTAGGTTGTAAATTTGACCAACCTAATGTAAGGTATATGTTGCAAACTATATATCTAGAAAGTTTAGGTGTTCTACTTtctatgatataatttttgtgatgTATAATTATGTTACGTTGGTCAAATTGACGATCTGGGAATACAATAATACATGCTGGCCCAATGGAGGGAGTACAGTTTGAAGTTCTCCGCTAAAACTTAGTCCAAAGCTTTCTTTGAGCAAGTTCTCGCTGTAGTACATTATAAATTATTATTAGTATTTTTTGCGAGTGAACTTAAATTGTTAATTCATTGATCAGAATAAATTATTTTCAGTTTTCTAATTTGAATCAATATCATTAATTTTCATAAAGTGGCATCAACTGAATTAGCCGACAATAGGCGATGGTATGATCAAATCGTTTGAACCGCGATGTTTGGGTTTGGGACCCTCGTACTTCTTCCTATCTGTCTACCTCTCCC
This region of Lolium perenne isolate Kyuss_39 chromosome 2, Kyuss_2.0, whole genome shotgun sequence genomic DNA includes:
- the LOC139836113 gene encoding uncharacterized protein, which translates into the protein MSVSSFTLKSLYVTFSIINSEPLHPKLSGAVLVCSVPPSGNSGLVWRYLLTKPIAAVKVTLSLAAKAYANSLPLCKETFFSSEMDDELVLRYQGLMKNSSKLPLFDLRKLNASLPVPSAANGTLEVLVMGASNDFIVDAEGLSETARFYNVQPVCVEGVAHDMMLDCSWQKGAEIILSWLDKLAPRSV